A portion of the Bacteroides faecium genome contains these proteins:
- a CDS encoding SusE domain-containing protein codes for MRNNMITKKLIKFALLFFLIGLAACDNTLNPGFNPDDYEAIVPPEPVRTMDAMASGERVVLSGASLTDIILKWTPTEKHGNTVYRYEVLIDTIGGDFTEPVETVFSDNNGLEPQLTLTHYQANTIGKLAKFRCNTNGTLRWKVRAYCGLDQAISSLEGYFVIFMMDGIDDMPSENEPVYITGIGTEDDGDEAEALQMLRQNEGIYQTFVQLKADQPFIFMSTVEGRKCYYYVDNNGVLRERNDGEEYTVTVPKSGIYRITINMGEQTISYDEIGTVSLYNHSGGYTKVFNYLGYGKWGVKDYTAQKKVESWAGSGETRHSFKMEINGTTYRWGHKDKDKGQPTLTTDAGYYNLYQLALGTDPWDYSFRFCDELLQWGAVQNNIYYATVKTDVTLYFNAEFGAYTHRWVASETNED; via the coding sequence ATGAGAAACAATATGATAACAAAGAAACTAATCAAATTTGCCTTGCTGTTTTTCCTTATTGGACTGGCAGCTTGTGACAATACCTTAAATCCGGGATTTAATCCGGACGATTATGAAGCGATTGTTCCGCCTGAACCTGTCCGTACCATGGATGCAATGGCTAGTGGTGAACGTGTAGTGCTTTCGGGGGCTTCGCTGACGGACATCATTCTGAAATGGACGCCTACCGAGAAACACGGTAATACAGTATATCGTTACGAAGTGCTGATTGATACGATTGGCGGAGACTTTACCGAACCGGTAGAAACCGTATTCTCCGACAATAACGGACTGGAGCCTCAACTGACATTGACGCATTATCAGGCGAATACGATTGGCAAACTTGCCAAGTTCCGTTGCAACACGAACGGAACGCTGCGTTGGAAAGTACGTGCTTATTGCGGGCTTGACCAGGCAATCAGTAGTCTGGAAGGTTACTTCGTGATATTTATGATGGACGGCATCGACGATATGCCATCGGAGAACGAACCGGTTTATATCACAGGTATCGGTACGGAAGATGACGGTGACGAAGCGGAAGCGTTGCAGATGCTCCGGCAGAACGAGGGAATCTACCAGACTTTCGTACAGTTGAAAGCCGACCAGCCGTTTATCTTTATGTCGACGGTAGAGGGACGCAAATGCTATTACTATGTAGACAACAATGGCGTGTTGCGTGAACGCAATGACGGTGAAGAATATACGGTGACTGTTCCGAAGTCCGGTATTTATCGTATTACTATCAATATGGGTGAACAGACTATCTCGTATGATGAAATCGGAACGGTTTCTCTTTACAACCATTCCGGCGGATATACGAAAGTCTTCAATTACCTGGGTTATGGTAAATGGGGCGTGAAGGATTACACGGCACAGAAGAAAGTCGAAAGTTGGGCAGGAAGCGGAGAAACCCGTCACAGTTTCAAGATGGAGATTAACGGAACTACTTATCGCTGGGGACATAAGGACAAGGATAAGGGACAGCCTACCCTGACAACGGATGCCGGCTATTATAACTTATATCAACTGGCATTGGGAACAGACCCTTGGGATTACAGTTTCCGTTTCTGCGACGAACTTCTTCAGTGGGGAGCTGTGCAGAACAATATCTATTATGCTACGGTGAAAACTGACGTTACCCTTTATTTCAACGCGGAGTTTGGAGCATATACCCACCGTTGGGTGGCTTCGGAAACCAATGAAGATTAA
- a CDS encoding LamG domain-containing protein encodes MKRKLSFLFLSALTLPFFMVSCSDDKEEQEVKPATDLVVDNNSVTLLQGDEITVGITSGNGDYYVKPFDESVATAVINGNKVTIKATENSHLEENNRIETTVLVVDGRKKVARIQVQVAKLWDLTADVPEEGFDLFIGEKRMVKILTGNGDYEISIPEGADKYIEVGELSGQVFPVTAKFETGTGPVEITITDKKGKTTIIPVVVNIVDLVLKTNEATFSEPDAESQYITIEKGNGGYSFTYQVGDGEPTTDVTIVEATEKENLITLKPKARGDVKVIVTDQKGSVEEIAVKVNPYEIKLEDNATSLTVNGFDNSKEVAISRGNGDYQLAPLTDDNKKYLKSAEIDENGRLRVEGNWLGTTTLTITDAAGKELDLPVTVMPMAALLESDRCFKIDIKKFLETNQSLDNMQQLTFEMVFYPTYSRALQSFIGLEGVFLLRCESAGDTDLRFEIATKIHKDPNNLNGDRYNDPRFRSQQKMGNDRQGNGKWYHLTIVFDGTQSSTKEAYKMYINGVREELTPASNDYADVRPDPYLVLSSVSGDNALMIGRSGNNRYRLGYCGVAQARMWKTARTEEQIKADMCKYYSREEAQANPDLLGYWVPSNGVGDISVFPNYGSAGEGLDAVVYNNDESIKAVTFPDRYKKVECPHSY; translated from the coding sequence ACTTCCGGTAATGGAGATTATTATGTGAAACCATTTGATGAAAGTGTAGCGACGGCTGTCATCAATGGTAATAAAGTAACAATTAAAGCAACGGAGAATAGCCATCTTGAAGAAAATAACCGCATCGAAACAACAGTATTAGTAGTAGACGGACGCAAGAAAGTGGCTAGAATCCAGGTGCAGGTTGCCAAACTCTGGGACTTGACGGCAGATGTGCCGGAAGAAGGATTCGACTTGTTTATCGGTGAAAAACGAATGGTGAAAATCCTGACGGGTAACGGTGATTATGAGATTTCCATTCCCGAAGGTGCTGATAAATATATCGAAGTGGGCGAGCTTTCCGGTCAGGTATTCCCCGTAACCGCCAAATTTGAAACAGGAACAGGCCCCGTAGAAATCACGATTACCGACAAGAAAGGGAAAACAACGATTATTCCGGTGGTGGTGAATATCGTCGATTTGGTGTTGAAAACCAATGAAGCTACTTTCTCCGAGCCGGATGCCGAGTCTCAGTATATAACTATTGAGAAAGGGAATGGCGGTTATAGCTTTACTTATCAGGTGGGAGACGGCGAGCCGACTACCGATGTTACCATTGTAGAGGCTACCGAAAAAGAGAATCTGATTACATTGAAGCCGAAAGCAAGAGGAGATGTAAAAGTGATTGTGACCGACCAGAAAGGTTCGGTGGAAGAGATTGCAGTGAAAGTCAATCCGTACGAAATTAAGTTGGAAGACAATGCGACTTCGTTGACTGTCAACGGATTTGATAATTCAAAAGAAGTGGCTATCTCCCGCGGTAACGGTGACTATCAACTGGCGCCATTGACGGATGATAATAAGAAGTACTTGAAATCGGCGGAAATAGACGAAAACGGTCGTCTGAGAGTTGAGGGCAACTGGCTGGGAACTACTACGCTTACCATTACGGACGCTGCCGGAAAAGAACTGGACTTGCCGGTTACTGTCATGCCGATGGCTGCATTGCTTGAATCAGACCGTTGTTTCAAGATTGACATAAAGAAGTTCCTGGAAACAAATCAGTCTTTGGACAATATGCAACAGCTTACTTTCGAGATGGTATTCTATCCTACCTACTCACGTGCTTTACAATCATTTATCGGTTTGGAAGGAGTGTTCCTGCTCCGTTGCGAATCAGCCGGCGATACAGACCTGCGTTTTGAGATAGCTACCAAGATACACAAAGACCCTAATAATCTGAATGGTGACAGATATAACGACCCTCGTTTCCGCAGTCAGCAGAAAATGGGCAATGACCGCCAGGGAAATGGGAAGTGGTATCATCTTACTATTGTGTTCGACGGTACTCAAAGCAGTACAAAGGAAGCGTATAAGATGTATATCAATGGAGTGCGTGAAGAACTTACCCCGGCGAGCAATGATTATGCCGATGTAAGACCTGACCCGTATTTGGTTCTCTCTTCCGTATCCGGCGATAACGCATTAATGATTGGCCGTTCCGGTAATAATAGATATCGTTTGGGCTATTGTGGTGTTGCCCAGGCGCGTATGTGGAAAACTGCTCGTACCGAAGAACAGATAAAAGCGGATATGTGCAAATATTACAGTCGGGAAGAAGCACAGGCAAATCCGGATTTATTAGGCTACTGGGTGCCTTCTAACGGTGTTGGTGATATTAGTGTTTTCCCGAACTATGGTTCGGCAGGCGAAGGACTGGATGCGGTGGTTTATAATAATGATGAGAGCATCAAGGCTGTGACTTTCCCCGACCGTTACAAAAAGGTAGAATGTCCTCATTCATACTAA
- a CDS encoding glycoside hydrolase family 76 protein has translation MKNDILSLSKKTLLLGGAFVMFAACDNGDLGDIYKGDSSGEYVSDVNWTDAANLSTGTYIKYFFENAGGRDTFCGSIYWEKPNTPQTGEPVSTGGSGGWSQGHALDIVIDAYVRSANDPQYQADLYENIMKPFLPAFDDWNEHCGYGGKDFWNNFYDDMEWMALACLRVYELTGDEDYYSALMKMWDHIKGAKNDYKGAGGMAWKTDSPASRMACSNGPGCLLAMKLYKLTVVEAKEGWEDKAAYYLNFAKEVYNWMTAYLCDTSTGQVYDNLGIRDDGTPGDPDKVALSYNQGTFMASALELYNATGEEEYLRNAVAFAAYQVNKKMDSNYPVFSGEGNSGDNLLFRGIFVRYFLDMLKQPVSSVYPEKTKNKFIAALRSCSDVLWTLAHPDGYYVWEYSWSKAPEFGNRDNREDRLTISLNAEVPGATLIEIRARYEDWVQGKATEEPNWIGPDFGKSTEE, from the coding sequence ATGAAAAACGATATACTATCATTATCAAAAAAGACCTTGTTGCTGGGCGGCGCGTTTGTTATGTTTGCCGCTTGTGACAACGGTGACCTGGGAGACATTTATAAGGGCGACTCATCCGGCGAATACGTGTCGGACGTAAACTGGACGGATGCAGCCAATTTAAGTACGGGAACATACATCAAGTATTTCTTTGAAAATGCGGGCGGACGCGATACTTTCTGTGGAAGCATCTATTGGGAAAAGCCGAATACTCCACAGACGGGAGAACCTGTCAGTACGGGTGGCAGCGGCGGATGGTCGCAGGGGCATGCTTTGGATATTGTGATTGACGCTTATGTACGTAGCGCGAATGACCCTCAATATCAGGCTGACTTGTACGAGAACATAATGAAACCGTTCCTTCCCGCTTTCGACGACTGGAACGAGCATTGCGGTTATGGCGGCAAGGACTTCTGGAATAACTTCTACGATGATATGGAATGGATGGCACTGGCCTGCCTGCGGGTGTACGAACTGACGGGCGATGAGGATTATTACAGTGCCTTGATGAAAATGTGGGACCATATCAAGGGTGCGAAGAATGATTATAAAGGAGCAGGCGGTATGGCATGGAAAACGGATTCACCGGCTTCCCGCATGGCTTGTTCAAATGGTCCCGGATGCCTGCTGGCGATGAAACTGTATAAGTTGACAGTGGTTGAAGCCAAGGAAGGCTGGGAAGACAAGGCTGCCTACTATCTGAACTTCGCCAAGGAAGTGTACAACTGGATGACTGCTTACCTGTGTGATACTTCCACCGGACAGGTGTATGATAACCTGGGCATCAGGGATGACGGTACTCCGGGCGACCCCGATAAAGTGGCGCTTTCCTATAATCAGGGGACATTTATGGCATCTGCCCTGGAATTGTATAACGCTACCGGTGAAGAGGAATATCTTCGCAATGCCGTTGCTTTCGCTGCCTATCAGGTAAATAAGAAAATGGATTCCAATTATCCGGTATTCAGTGGCGAAGGTAATTCCGGTGATAACCTTCTGTTCCGTGGCATCTTTGTGCGCTACTTTCTGGATATGTTGAAGCAGCCGGTAAGTAGTGTTTACCCGGAAAAGACGAAGAATAAGTTTATTGCCGCATTGCGTAGCTGTTCCGATGTACTTTGGACGCTGGCTCACCCGGACGGTTACTATGTATGGGAATATAGCTGGAGTAAAGCTCCTGAATTCGGCAACCGTGACAACAGGGAAGACCGCCTGACGATTTCGTTGAATGCGGAAGTTCCCGGTGCGACTCTGATTGAGATACGTGCCCGCTATGAAGACTGGGTGCAGGGCAAAGCTACGGAAGAACCCAACTGGATTGGACCTGACTTTGGCAAGAGCACGGAAGAGTAA
- a CDS encoding RagB/SusD family nutrient uptake outer membrane protein: MNKLYRFSAIALSVLPLLFTSCSDYLDRDDDDNITEADVFARYEKVNGLVSDVYAKAKKADRPLVFFEHFSNSAITDECEGTNVEGNITNNFNNGAWNPNSLPGSCGQYWESIYEGIRKANLIIENVAKYNTPDNPQQDGDLRNRIGEMYFMRGYFHMLLVRMYGEAPYIDRVINAGDNMDFKKESVHSMVEKIVADARTAYEMVPNKYVKTSENFGRVDKGACLGLVAFVRWMAATPLWNGASQYGYNQRRVFENEYVYDANRWRRAKEAAKAVLDFEVGGTKRYYLYEKHDANDFKDPADGNLNDSRVYARLWDMFYDMDAFANEYVFFMTKSKDQAWQGDIYPPSREGSSRQQPVQEQVDEYEFIVGDYGYPVYSAEARKGGYDDANPYVKGTRDPRFYRDILYHGAPYRNNKNESKTVNTASGSDKIGATNATTTGYYLRKFQQESWNKSGNFSINAPAIWRLPEFIYIYAEACNELGEEIDEAYKLVNTVRERSFMKPMPPEVKTNQQLMREYIQRERRVELFYEGKRPWTCRLYLEPTSKEELAKESLWKSSGSDNSKRTQKYWAANNGALPRCQRMINGMRPVQDENGAITVDGVKYRMERFCVEERTFSIQHYLFPIRQSEMQNTPSLEQNPGW, translated from the coding sequence ATGAATAAATTATATAGATTTTCAGCCATCGCCTTATCGGTTCTGCCGTTGTTATTTACTTCGTGCAGTGATTATCTGGACCGTGACGATGATGACAACATTACGGAAGCGGACGTGTTCGCCCGTTACGAAAAGGTGAACGGCCTGGTGTCGGATGTGTATGCAAAAGCAAAAAAGGCGGACCGCCCTTTGGTATTCTTTGAGCACTTTAGTAACAGTGCCATTACCGACGAATGCGAAGGTACGAACGTGGAAGGGAATATCACGAACAACTTCAACAACGGCGCATGGAACCCCAACTCCTTGCCGGGAAGCTGCGGTCAATATTGGGAAAGCATTTATGAAGGCATTCGCAAGGCCAACCTGATTATAGAAAATGTGGCGAAATATAATACGCCCGACAATCCTCAGCAGGACGGTGACCTTCGCAATCGTATCGGTGAAATGTATTTTATGCGCGGCTATTTCCATATGTTGTTGGTACGTATGTATGGAGAGGCTCCTTATATCGACCGTGTCATAAATGCCGGTGATAATATGGACTTCAAAAAAGAGTCTGTACATTCGATGGTGGAGAAAATAGTGGCGGACGCCCGGACTGCGTATGAGATGGTGCCTAACAAGTATGTGAAGACTTCGGAGAATTTCGGCCGGGTGGATAAAGGTGCTTGTTTAGGATTGGTTGCCTTTGTCCGTTGGATGGCAGCTACCCCGTTGTGGAATGGTGCTTCTCAATATGGTTATAATCAACGCCGTGTGTTTGAGAATGAATATGTGTATGATGCGAATCGTTGGCGGAGAGCGAAAGAAGCGGCTAAAGCCGTACTGGATTTTGAGGTAGGGGGCACGAAGCGTTATTACCTTTATGAAAAGCATGATGCGAATGATTTTAAAGACCCCGCCGACGGTAATCTGAATGACAGTCGTGTATATGCCCGCCTGTGGGATATGTTCTATGATATGGATGCGTTTGCCAATGAGTATGTGTTCTTTATGACGAAGAGTAAAGACCAGGCATGGCAGGGGGATATTTATCCGCCGAGCCGTGAAGGCAGCTCCCGCCAGCAACCCGTGCAGGAACAGGTGGACGAATATGAGTTTATTGTAGGCGATTACGGTTATCCGGTTTATTCGGCGGAAGCCCGTAAAGGTGGTTATGATGATGCCAATCCGTATGTGAAGGGAACCCGCGACCCGCGTTTCTATCGCGATATCCTTTATCATGGCGCTCCTTATCGTAATAACAAGAATGAATCGAAGACGGTGAATACAGCCAGCGGTTCTGATAAGATTGGAGCGACCAACGCGACTACTACCGGATATTATCTGCGTAAGTTCCAGCAGGAGTCATGGAATAAATCCGGTAATTTCAGTATCAATGCTCCTGCCATCTGGCGTCTTCCTGAGTTTATCTACATTTATGCAGAGGCTTGCAATGAGTTGGGAGAGGAGATAGATGAGGCTTATAAACTGGTGAATACGGTTCGCGAACGTTCGTTTATGAAACCGATGCCGCCGGAAGTGAAGACCAACCAGCAGTTGATGCGCGAATATATCCAGCGTGAACGCCGCGTCGAACTTTTCTATGAGGGAAAACGTCCCTGGACTTGCCGTTTGTATCTTGAACCTACGAGCAAGGAAGAACTGGCAAAAGAGAGTCTTTGGAAGTCCAGCGGAAGTGATAATTCAAAGCGTACGCAGAAATATTGGGCAGCCAATAATGGAGCATTGCCCCGTTGCCAGCGAATGATTAACGGGATGCGTCCGGTACAGGACGAGAACGGGGCAATTACTGTCGACGGTGTGAAATACCGGATGGAACGTTTCTGTGTGGAAGAGCGCACGTTCTCTATCCAGCATTATCTGTTCCCGATTCGACAGAGTGAGATGCAGAACACACCGTCTCTTGAACAGAACCCGGGCTGGTAA
- a CDS encoding SusC/RagA family TonB-linked outer membrane protein, with product MIHIKRNICLMAVSCALLAGIPVQKSMAQAGRTAKTQASQSNKITVTGTVMDKTTGDPLIGVSVVVKGVANTGTITDIDGKFTLKLPYAEAPLVFSYLGYQPQEVIPGARKDLSILLQEDTKALQEVVVVGYTKQRKETMIGSVATITTKDLTQSPTANINNALAGRLPGLIVNQYAGGEPGVDQSELFIRGKSTYGNQSAIVIVDGIERDMSYLAPDEIETFTILKDASATAAYGIRGANGVIVITTKRGKAAEKATVNLKASIGINQPIGFPEYLGSADYATLYNEARLNDAKMTGADVSTLNLFSQQAIDNFRRAKGDNSDGLGYDWDYYDFAFKPGLQEDVSLSIRGGTDKVRYYVLANYFSQGGNYKYSDVGEYDSQTRFTRYNFRSNIDISINRYLSTRLDLGARITDRNAAGTTASRLMTICATQPPYLPILVEENSHPQNEEYIQQNPNGMLYGDNIYRYNILGELSRTGYLNDKYTYLNGSYAMNLDMGFLTEGLKAEVMFSYDASEGRRINRKLNTYKDGYREYPMYATFMPIEGADAYMAGGRYTGAYKTGNKYDIDQTIGNGLEHHASDSRTYIQARLDYNRTFNKRHEVTAMLLANRGNRTVNNELAYHSQGVTGRLAYYLSQKYLMEFNFGYNGSENFAPGKRYGFFPAGSIGWVISEESFMKKASWIDFLKVRASYGLVGSDNVSSRFPYLAFYGGGSGYDFGNNFGTNVGGTSEGNLANEKLTWEKARKLNVGLDFTTFNQRLALTVDAFYEYRFDIITNMNDGGIMSYPDVVGKDAALQNLGEVSNRGVDIELSWNDKIGKNFRYYIRPNLTFSRNRLEYKAEVARKNSWRKETGKRLYENFVYVFDHFVADQEEADRLNKIGYQPWGQLIPGDAVYKDLDRNGVIDDEDRTTMGNPRSPELMFGIPFGFQYKNFDFSVLLQGATKTSILLNGAAVFDFPQFEQDKIGRVKKMHLERWTPETAATAKYPALHYGTHDNNKNGNSSLFLYDASYLRLKNVEIGYNVSPKWLRKFQVQQARIYVQGLNLLTFDKLGDVDIDPETKSGDGASWYPIQKVFNFGIDITF from the coding sequence ATGATACATATAAAAAGAAATATTTGTCTGATGGCTGTTTCTTGTGCCCTGCTGGCAGGTATTCCTGTCCAGAAAAGTATGGCGCAGGCGGGCAGAACGGCGAAGACACAAGCTTCGCAAAGCAATAAAATAACGGTGACGGGTACGGTAATGGACAAGACCACCGGCGACCCGTTGATAGGTGTGTCTGTTGTGGTGAAAGGAGTTGCCAATACGGGTACGATTACGGATATAGATGGTAAGTTTACGCTTAAACTGCCTTATGCGGAAGCTCCGCTGGTATTCTCTTATCTGGGGTATCAGCCGCAGGAAGTTATTCCGGGCGCAAGGAAAGACCTTTCTATCCTGTTGCAGGAAGATACGAAAGCCTTGCAGGAAGTCGTTGTCGTAGGTTATACCAAGCAGCGCAAGGAAACGATGATTGGTTCGGTAGCTACGATTACCACCAAGGACTTGACACAAAGCCCTACTGCCAATATCAATAATGCGCTTGCCGGACGTCTGCCGGGTTTGATTGTCAACCAGTATGCGGGCGGTGAGCCGGGCGTTGACCAGAGTGAACTGTTTATCCGCGGTAAGTCTACGTATGGCAATCAGAGCGCTATCGTGATTGTGGACGGTATCGAACGGGATATGAGTTATCTTGCACCGGATGAAATCGAGACGTTTACCATCCTGAAAGATGCTTCCGCCACTGCCGCCTATGGTATCCGCGGAGCGAATGGCGTTATCGTCATCACTACCAAGCGTGGTAAAGCTGCCGAAAAAGCAACGGTGAACCTGAAAGCGTCTATCGGTATCAACCAGCCGATTGGTTTCCCCGAATATCTGGGTTCCGCCGATTATGCCACCTTATATAATGAAGCAAGACTGAATGATGCTAAAATGACGGGAGCGGATGTCAGTACGCTGAACCTCTTCTCCCAGCAGGCTATTGATAACTTCCGCCGTGCGAAAGGTGACAACTCCGACGGACTGGGATACGACTGGGATTATTATGATTTTGCCTTTAAACCGGGATTGCAGGAAGATGTCAGTCTCTCTATCCGTGGCGGTACGGACAAAGTGCGCTACTATGTATTGGCCAATTACTTCTCGCAAGGCGGTAACTATAAATATTCGGATGTCGGTGAATATGATTCACAAACCCGTTTTACCCGTTATAACTTCCGTTCAAATATTGATATCAGCATTAACCGTTATCTGAGCACACGCCTGGATTTGGGAGCCCGTATCACCGACCGTAATGCAGCCGGTACTACCGCTTCCCGCTTGATGACTATTTGTGCGACGCAACCCCCTTATCTCCCTATCCTGGTAGAAGAGAACTCGCATCCGCAGAATGAAGAGTATATCCAGCAGAACCCTAACGGAATGCTTTATGGGGACAATATCTATCGTTATAATATCCTCGGCGAATTGAGCCGCACCGGATATCTGAATGATAAATATACGTATTTGAATGGTAGCTATGCCATGAATCTGGACATGGGATTCCTCACCGAAGGATTGAAAGCGGAAGTCATGTTTTCGTATGACGCTTCCGAAGGTCGCCGTATCAACCGTAAACTGAATACGTATAAGGATGGTTATCGTGAATATCCGATGTATGCCACTTTCATGCCGATTGAAGGAGCGGATGCTTATATGGCAGGCGGACGCTATACCGGTGCTTATAAGACCGGTAATAAATATGATATAGACCAGACTATCGGCAATGGACTCGAGCACCATGCTTCCGACAGCCGTACTTATATACAGGCCCGTCTGGACTATAACCGTACGTTTAATAAGCGCCATGAGGTAACTGCCATGTTGTTGGCAAATCGTGGAAACCGTACTGTCAATAATGAACTGGCTTATCATAGCCAGGGCGTTACGGGACGTCTTGCCTACTACCTGTCTCAGAAATATCTGATGGAGTTTAACTTCGGATATAATGGTTCCGAGAACTTTGCTCCGGGCAAACGTTACGGATTCTTCCCCGCAGGGTCTATCGGTTGGGTCATTTCGGAAGAGTCTTTTATGAAGAAAGCGTCGTGGATTGATTTCCTGAAAGTGAGAGCTTCCTACGGTCTGGTTGGTAGTGATAATGTCAGTAGCCGTTTCCCTTATCTGGCGTTCTATGGTGGTGGCAGCGGTTACGATTTTGGTAATAACTTCGGCACAAACGTAGGCGGTACGTCCGAAGGTAATCTGGCTAACGAGAAACTGACTTGGGAGAAAGCCCGTAAATTGAATGTCGGTCTTGATTTTACGACATTCAACCAGCGCCTGGCCCTGACTGTCGATGCTTTCTATGAATATCGTTTTGATATTATCACGAATATGAATGATGGCGGTATTATGAGTTATCCGGACGTGGTAGGTAAAGATGCGGCTTTGCAGAATCTGGGTGAAGTGAGCAACCGGGGTGTCGATATCGAATTAAGCTGGAATGACAAAATTGGCAAGAATTTCAGATACTATATTCGTCCGAACCTGACTTTCTCCCGCAATCGCCTGGAGTATAAAGCCGAAGTGGCACGCAAGAACTCATGGCGTAAGGAAACGGGCAAACGCCTTTATGAAAACTTTGTCTATGTGTTCGACCATTTTGTGGCCGACCAGGAAGAAGCCGACCGCCTGAACAAAATCGGTTATCAGCCCTGGGGACAGTTAATTCCAGGAGATGCCGTCTATAAAGATTTGGACCGTAATGGCGTTATTGACGATGAAGACCGCACGACGATGGGAAATCCGCGTAGTCCGGAACTGATGTTCGGTATTCCTTTTGGTTTCCAATATAAGAATTTCGATTTCAGTGTCTTGCTTCAAGGAGCTACCAAGACTTCTATTTTATTGAATGGGGCTGCTGTGTTCGACTTCCCGCAGTTCGAGCAGGATAAGATAGGGCGTGTCAAGAAGATGCATTTGGAACGCTGGACACCGGAAACGGCCGCTACCGCAAAATATCCGGCTTTGCACTACGGGACGCACGATAACAACAAAAACGGTAACAGCAGCTTGTTCTTGTACGATGCTTCTTATCTTCGTCTGAAGAATGTGGAAATCGGTTATAATGTATCTCCGAAATGGTTACGCAAATTTCAGGTACAACAGGCGCGTATCTACGTACAAGGTCTGAATCTTCTGACTTTCGATAAATTGGGAGATGTGGATATTGACCCGGAAACGAAATCCGGAGACGGCGCTTCCTGGTATCCGATTCAAAAGGTATTCAACTTCGGTATTGACATTACATTCTAA